The sequence below is a genomic window from Pseudomonas cannabina.
GGATGTTGCGGAACGCATGGCCCCAGACGATGCGTCGCTGTGACAGACCCTTGACCCGCGCGGTGATGATGTACTCCTGCGACAGTTGCTCGAGCATGAAGCTGCGCGTCATGCGGCTGATGTAGGCCACCGAATTAAAGCTGAGGATCACCGCGGGCAGCAGGATATGGCGCAGCGCGCTGCGAAAGGCGTCCCAGTCGCCGGACAAGGCGGTGTCGATCAACAGCAGGCCGGTGCGGGTTTCGATCAGGCCGTCGTAGGCCAGGCCGATGCGGCCGACCCCGCCCGCCCAGCCCAGCCAGGCGTAGAACACCAGAAACGCCATCATGCCCAACCAGAAGATCGGCGTGGAGTAGCCGAACAGGGTGATGACCCGGGCGATGTGGTCGCCGCTGCGGCCTTGATGCGTGGCAGCGTAAACCCCCAGCGGCAGCCCGATCAGGATGCCGAACAGAATCGCCAGCGTGGCCAGTTCCAGCGTCGCCGGGAACACCCGGGCGATGTCTTCGATGACCGGATGCCCGGTCAGCAGCGCCTTGCCCAGATCGCCGTGCAGCAGGTCGCTGAGGTACATCACGAACTGGGTGGTCAGCGGTTTGTCCAGGCCCAGCTCCTGGTAGGCCTGAGCGTAGGCGGCTGCGTCGGCGTCCGGGCCGACGATGGCCAGCACCGGGTCCAGCGGCATGACCCGACCGATGAAGAAAGTGAGCAACAGCAGGCCGAACAGGGTCGCCGCCACTGATCCGCTGCGACGGGTGCCGTGGGCGACCCGACTGCTCCAAAATGAAATCGATGCACTCGACATGGTTATTCCTGCCTTGGCTTGAGCGATTGAACGCATGGTTCAGCGTTGCTTGTAGACGTCACGCAGGCGCGTGGTCGCGGCGCTGTGGCCTGCGTATTCCTGAACATCGGCGTGGATGACCACTTCGTCGGTCATCTGCGAAACCGGCATGATCGGGCCTGCTTTCTGGTCATAGAGCGTCTGGATGCGCTGGCAGTCGGCCAGTTGCTGACGTGCATCGCGCTCGTGCTCGGCCTGCTCGATCAACTGGTTGATCTCGGCGCTATAGAACGAGGTACGCCAGCCCTGAAAGTTGCTCAATCGGGCTTCTTCGCGGCTGTCCGGGTTGTAGATCAGTGCTCGCAGGCTGGAGTGTGGATGACGTTCGGCACCGCCGCCGCCACGACCGACCAGAATGTCGAAACGCCGGTCGCGCATGGCACCGTAGATCTGGTTGCCGGTGCCGGTAATGATCGACGCCTGAATGCCCGTCTGGGCGAGGGTCGATTGCAGGCTGGTGGCGATGTTGATGAACGGCGTGTCGGTCAGCGAGCGGATGGTGATCTTGAAGCCGTTCGGGTGCCCGGCTTCGGCCAGCAGTTGCCTGGCTTTGGCGACATTCAGCGTGTAGCCCGGATCATCGAGTCTGGCCGCCAGCCCCAGTTGCAGCGGGCGCTGATTGATCACGCCATAATGCGGCATGATGACGTTGTTGATGCCCTGATAATCGATCAGTGCGCGAATCGCCTGACGCACGCGGATGTCCTGAAACAAAGGCTGCTCCATGCTCAGCGCGACGTAATACAGTGTGCCGCGCGGAATGGTCTGCACGCTGACGTCTTTGGAGCGGGTCAGGGCCTGAATGTCGCTGGCCGCCATGCCGCGGGCTACGTCCAGATCACCGCGCTCGACCATCAGGCGCAGGGCCTGGGACTCGGTCATGTTGTGCATGATGACCCGACGCATCTTCGCCGGGCCGCGCCAGTACGAGTCGAAGCGGGTCATCAGGATCACGTCGTTGGCGCGCCAGATGTCCAGCTTGAACGCCCCGGAGCCTGCCGCGTTGGTGGTCAGCCAGCCTGCGCCCAGATCATCGCCCTTGGCGTGTTGCAGCGCGGTCAGGCGGTCGACGACAAACGCACTGGGCGAGGTGGCCAGGGTGTTGAGCACCAGCATCGGATAGGTGGCTTTGGGCAGGTCGAGCACGAAGGTTGAAGGCCCCTCGGCGCGCATCAGTTCGCTGACGTTGTTTGCGGTGTAGCCATAGGCTTTCCAGGTCGAGGCCAGCGCCTTGTTGAGCGTGACCACGCGTTGCAGCGACCAGGCGACATCCTGGGCGGTGAGGGGATTACCGGAGTGGAAGGTCACGCCCTGACGCAGGTGAAACGTCAGGCGCATGCGGTCTGGGCTGATTTCCCAGCGCTCTGCCAGTGCCGGAACCAGTTGGTCGGGGCGCGCGGCATCTTGTTCCAGCAGCATGTCGTAGAGGTTGGCGTTGACTTCGGACACTTCAAGGCCGGTAGCACCCGCCGGGTCGAGCGACAGCAGGTTGATCATGCTCATGCCGATCACCAGTTGATCGACCGGTGTTTCGCCACGCGCCATGGCGGGCGGGGTGTGCGTGAACATCGCCGTCAGGGCGAGACATAGCAGCCAGGGCAGGCGCTGGGGCCAGAGCTTCATGGAGGCAGTCCTTTATTATATTTATAAGACGCTGTATCGAAACGCTGAATTAGCCGTTGTCGGTGTTCCTTTGCGGTACTGCCTGTCAGTAACGGTGTTCGGTGTGAGTCTCGATATAGCTGAAGTTGATGTCTTCGCCGAGTCCCGGTTGCTCGGAAAGGTGCACGAAGCCGTCGCTGTCCATCGGATCGACCAGCATATTGAGGTAGGCGGGTACATCATCGTATTCGAGAAACGGGTGCAGCAGGCCGCGCTCGTACCAGCGGCAATTGCTGATAGCGCCGACCACCGCCAGATTGGCCGCGCCGTTGCCGTGGACCTCGCAATCCATGCCGAACGACTCGGCCAGATGCGCAACTTTCAGGCATGGTCCGATG
It includes:
- a CDS encoding ABC transporter permease, with the protein product MSSASISFWSSRVAHGTRRSGSVAATLFGLLLLTFFIGRVMPLDPVLAIVGPDADAAAYAQAYQELGLDKPLTTQFVMYLSDLLHGDLGKALLTGHPVIEDIARVFPATLELATLAILFGILIGLPLGVYAATHQGRSGDHIARVITLFGYSTPIFWLGMMAFLVFYAWLGWAGGVGRIGLAYDGLIETRTGLLLIDTALSGDWDAFRSALRHILLPAVILSFNSVAYISRMTRSFMLEQLSQEYIITARVKGLSQRRIVWGHAFRNIRVQLLTIVALAYGGLLEGAVLIETVFAWPGFGQYLTSSLLLGDMNAVMACVLLIGLIFVILNQISDALYKVFDPRTR
- a CDS encoding ABC transporter substrate-binding protein, giving the protein MKLWPQRLPWLLCLALTAMFTHTPPAMARGETPVDQLVIGMSMINLLSLDPAGATGLEVSEVNANLYDMLLEQDAARPDQLVPALAERWEISPDRMRLTFHLRQGVTFHSGNPLTAQDVAWSLQRVVTLNKALASTWKAYGYTANNVSELMRAEGPSTFVLDLPKATYPMLVLNTLATSPSAFVVDRLTALQHAKGDDLGAGWLTTNAAGSGAFKLDIWRANDVILMTRFDSYWRGPAKMRRVIMHNMTESQALRLMVERGDLDVARGMAASDIQALTRSKDVSVQTIPRGTLYYVALSMEQPLFQDIRVRQAIRALIDYQGINNVIMPHYGVINQRPLQLGLAARLDDPGYTLNVAKARQLLAEAGHPNGFKITIRSLTDTPFINIATSLQSTLAQTGIQASIITGTGNQIYGAMRDRRFDILVGRGGGGAERHPHSSLRALIYNPDSREEARLSNFQGWRTSFYSAEINQLIEQAEHERDARQQLADCQRIQTLYDQKAGPIMPVSQMTDEVVIHADVQEYAGHSAATTRLRDVYKQR